In Stigmatopora argus isolate UIUO_Sarg chromosome 17, RoL_Sarg_1.0, whole genome shotgun sequence, the following are encoded in one genomic region:
- the smarcd3b gene encoding SWI/SNF-related matrix-associated actin-dependent regulator of chromatin subfamily D member 3b isoform X3 — MATEETAGGARKATKSKLFEFLVHGVRPGVPSGARMPHQGAPMGPPGPPYGGNPAVRPSLPSPAMEAGRKRPAPSQQVQQQQQQQQAVQNRTRNAKRRKMADKILPQRIRELVPESQAYMDLLAFERKLDQTIMRKRVDIQEALKRPMKQQKRKLRLYISNTFNPARPDADDSDGSIASWELRVEGKLLDDPGKQKKKFSSFFKSLVIELDKDLYGPDNHLVEWHRTGTTQETDGFQVKRPGDVSVRCTLLLMLDYQPPQFKLDPRLARLLGIHTQTRSCIIQALWQYVKSNKLQDSHDKEYINCDKYFQQIFDCPRLKFSEIPQRLTNLLLPPDPIVINHVISVDPNDQKKTACYDIDVEVEDPLKSQMSSFLLSTANQQEIATLDNKIHETIESINQLKIQRDFMLSFSRDPKGYIQDWLKSQSRDLKLMTDVVGNPEEERRAAFYHQPWSQEAVSRYFYCKIQQRRQELEQALAVRNT, encoded by the exons ATGGCCACGGAGGAGACGGCGGGGGGAGCAAGGAAGGCCACCAAGAGCAAACTCTTTGAGTTCCTGGTCCATGGGGTG CGTCCCGGCGTGCCGTCCGGGGCCAGGATGCCCCACCAGGGAGCTCCCATGGGCCCCCCCGGCCCGCCGTACGGAGGCAACCCGGCGGTGCGCCCTAGCCTGCCCTCGCCGGCCATGGAGGCGGGGCGAAAGAGGCCCGCGCCATCCCAGCAggtccagcagcagcagcaacagcagcaggccGTCCAGAACCGGACCAGAAA TGCAAAGAGGAGGAAAATGGCGGACAAGATCCTGCCGCAAAGG ATCCGCGAACTCGTCCCCGAGTCCCAGGCCTACATGGACCTCCTAGCATTCGAGCGCAAGCTGGACCAGACCATCATGCGCAAGCGGGTGGACATCCAAGAGGCGCTGAAAAGACCCATGAAG CAACAAAAGCGTAAACTGAGGCTGTACATCTCCAACACCTTCAACCCGGCGCGGCCCGACGCCGACGACTCGGACGGCAGCATCGCGTCGTGGGAGCTGCGGGTGGAAGGGAAACTTTTGGACGAC ccGGGCAAGCAGAAGAAGAAGTTCTCGTCCTTTTTCAAGAGTCTGGTGATCGAGTTGGATAAAGATCTTTACGGACCTGACAACCACCTGGTGGAg tggCATCGCACTGGCACCACGCAAGAAACGGACGGCTTCCAGGTCAAGCGCCCCGGGGACGTCAGCGTGCGCTGCACCCTGCTGCTCATGCTGGACTACCAG CCCCCCCAGTTCAAGCTGGACCCCCGGCTGGCGCGCCTGCTGGGCATCCACACGCAGACGCGCTCGTGCATCATCCAGGCGTTGTGGCAGTACGTCAAAAGCAACAAACTTCAGGACTCGCACGACAAGGAGTACATTAACTGCGACAAGTACTTCCAGCAG atcTTCGACTGCCCCCGCCTCAAGTTCTCGGAGATCCCCCAACGTCTGACCAACCTGCTGCTGCCCCCCGACCCCATCGTCATCAACCACGTCATCAG CGTGGACCCCAACGACCAGAAGAAAACGGCCTGCTACGACATCGACGTGGAGGTGGAGGACCCCCTGAAAAGCCAGATGAGCAGTTTTCTGCTGTCCACCGCCAACCAGCAAGAAATCGCCACGCTGGATAACAAG ATCCACGAGACCATCGAGTCCATCAACCAGCTGAAGATCCAGAGGGACTTTATGCTCAGCTTCTCTCGGGATCCCAAAGGCTACATTCAGGACTGGCTCAAGTCGCAGAGTCGAGATctcaag CTGATGACGGACGTGGTGGGCAACCCCGAGGAGGAGCGCCGGGCGGCGTTCTACCACCAGCCCTGGTCCCAAGAAGCCGTCTCCCGCTACTTCTACTGCAAA ATCCAACAGAGGCGACAAGAACTGGAGCAGGCTTTGGCGGTCCGCAACACTTAG
- the smarcd3b gene encoding SWI/SNF-related matrix-associated actin-dependent regulator of chromatin subfamily D member 3b isoform X1, which translates to MATEETAGGARKATKSKLFEFLVHGVRPGVPSGARMPHQGAPMGPPGPPYGGNPAVRPSLPSPAMEAGRKRPAPSQQVQQQQQQQQAVQNRTRKKPLGFPGAGEMAARPTDAREPQSDPSLGSNAKRRKMADKILPQRIRELVPESQAYMDLLAFERKLDQTIMRKRVDIQEALKRPMKQQKRKLRLYISNTFNPARPDADDSDGSIASWELRVEGKLLDDPGKQKKKFSSFFKSLVIELDKDLYGPDNHLVEWHRTGTTQETDGFQVKRPGDVSVRCTLLLMLDYQPPQFKLDPRLARLLGIHTQTRSCIIQALWQYVKSNKLQDSHDKEYINCDKYFQQIFDCPRLKFSEIPQRLTNLLLPPDPIVINHVISVDPNDQKKTACYDIDVEVEDPLKSQMSSFLLSTANQQEIATLDNKIHETIESINQLKIQRDFMLSFSRDPKGYIQDWLKSQSRDLKLMTDVVGNPEEERRAAFYHQPWSQEAVSRYFYCKIQQRRQELEQALAVRNT; encoded by the exons ATGGCCACGGAGGAGACGGCGGGGGGAGCAAGGAAGGCCACCAAGAGCAAACTCTTTGAGTTCCTGGTCCATGGGGTG CGTCCCGGCGTGCCGTCCGGGGCCAGGATGCCCCACCAGGGAGCTCCCATGGGCCCCCCCGGCCCGCCGTACGGAGGCAACCCGGCGGTGCGCCCTAGCCTGCCCTCGCCGGCCATGGAGGCGGGGCGAAAGAGGCCCGCGCCATCCCAGCAggtccagcagcagcagcaacagcagcaggccGTCCAGAACCGGACCAGAAA GAAGCCGCTGGGATTCCCGGGAGCCGGCGAGATGGCGGCGAGGCCAACGGACGCGAGAGAGCCGCAATCCGATCCCTCGCTCGGATCCAA TGCAAAGAGGAGGAAAATGGCGGACAAGATCCTGCCGCAAAGG ATCCGCGAACTCGTCCCCGAGTCCCAGGCCTACATGGACCTCCTAGCATTCGAGCGCAAGCTGGACCAGACCATCATGCGCAAGCGGGTGGACATCCAAGAGGCGCTGAAAAGACCCATGAAG CAACAAAAGCGTAAACTGAGGCTGTACATCTCCAACACCTTCAACCCGGCGCGGCCCGACGCCGACGACTCGGACGGCAGCATCGCGTCGTGGGAGCTGCGGGTGGAAGGGAAACTTTTGGACGAC ccGGGCAAGCAGAAGAAGAAGTTCTCGTCCTTTTTCAAGAGTCTGGTGATCGAGTTGGATAAAGATCTTTACGGACCTGACAACCACCTGGTGGAg tggCATCGCACTGGCACCACGCAAGAAACGGACGGCTTCCAGGTCAAGCGCCCCGGGGACGTCAGCGTGCGCTGCACCCTGCTGCTCATGCTGGACTACCAG CCCCCCCAGTTCAAGCTGGACCCCCGGCTGGCGCGCCTGCTGGGCATCCACACGCAGACGCGCTCGTGCATCATCCAGGCGTTGTGGCAGTACGTCAAAAGCAACAAACTTCAGGACTCGCACGACAAGGAGTACATTAACTGCGACAAGTACTTCCAGCAG atcTTCGACTGCCCCCGCCTCAAGTTCTCGGAGATCCCCCAACGTCTGACCAACCTGCTGCTGCCCCCCGACCCCATCGTCATCAACCACGTCATCAG CGTGGACCCCAACGACCAGAAGAAAACGGCCTGCTACGACATCGACGTGGAGGTGGAGGACCCCCTGAAAAGCCAGATGAGCAGTTTTCTGCTGTCCACCGCCAACCAGCAAGAAATCGCCACGCTGGATAACAAG ATCCACGAGACCATCGAGTCCATCAACCAGCTGAAGATCCAGAGGGACTTTATGCTCAGCTTCTCTCGGGATCCCAAAGGCTACATTCAGGACTGGCTCAAGTCGCAGAGTCGAGATctcaag CTGATGACGGACGTGGTGGGCAACCCCGAGGAGGAGCGCCGGGCGGCGTTCTACCACCAGCCCTGGTCCCAAGAAGCCGTCTCCCGCTACTTCTACTGCAAA ATCCAACAGAGGCGACAAGAACTGGAGCAGGCTTTGGCGGTCCGCAACACTTAG
- the smarcd3b gene encoding SWI/SNF-related matrix-associated actin-dependent regulator of chromatin subfamily D member 3b isoform X2 translates to MERKRPGVPSGARMPHQGAPMGPPGPPYGGNPAVRPSLPSPAMEAGRKRPAPSQQVQQQQQQQQAVQNRTRKKPLGFPGAGEMAARPTDAREPQSDPSLGSNAKRRKMADKILPQRIRELVPESQAYMDLLAFERKLDQTIMRKRVDIQEALKRPMKQQKRKLRLYISNTFNPARPDADDSDGSIASWELRVEGKLLDDPGKQKKKFSSFFKSLVIELDKDLYGPDNHLVEWHRTGTTQETDGFQVKRPGDVSVRCTLLLMLDYQPPQFKLDPRLARLLGIHTQTRSCIIQALWQYVKSNKLQDSHDKEYINCDKYFQQIFDCPRLKFSEIPQRLTNLLLPPDPIVINHVISVDPNDQKKTACYDIDVEVEDPLKSQMSSFLLSTANQQEIATLDNKIHETIESINQLKIQRDFMLSFSRDPKGYIQDWLKSQSRDLKLMTDVVGNPEEERRAAFYHQPWSQEAVSRYFYCKIQQRRQELEQALAVRNT, encoded by the exons ATGGAGAGAAAG CGTCCCGGCGTGCCGTCCGGGGCCAGGATGCCCCACCAGGGAGCTCCCATGGGCCCCCCCGGCCCGCCGTACGGAGGCAACCCGGCGGTGCGCCCTAGCCTGCCCTCGCCGGCCATGGAGGCGGGGCGAAAGAGGCCCGCGCCATCCCAGCAggtccagcagcagcagcaacagcagcaggccGTCCAGAACCGGACCAGAAA GAAGCCGCTGGGATTCCCGGGAGCCGGCGAGATGGCGGCGAGGCCAACGGACGCGAGAGAGCCGCAATCCGATCCCTCGCTCGGATCCAA TGCAAAGAGGAGGAAAATGGCGGACAAGATCCTGCCGCAAAGG ATCCGCGAACTCGTCCCCGAGTCCCAGGCCTACATGGACCTCCTAGCATTCGAGCGCAAGCTGGACCAGACCATCATGCGCAAGCGGGTGGACATCCAAGAGGCGCTGAAAAGACCCATGAAG CAACAAAAGCGTAAACTGAGGCTGTACATCTCCAACACCTTCAACCCGGCGCGGCCCGACGCCGACGACTCGGACGGCAGCATCGCGTCGTGGGAGCTGCGGGTGGAAGGGAAACTTTTGGACGAC ccGGGCAAGCAGAAGAAGAAGTTCTCGTCCTTTTTCAAGAGTCTGGTGATCGAGTTGGATAAAGATCTTTACGGACCTGACAACCACCTGGTGGAg tggCATCGCACTGGCACCACGCAAGAAACGGACGGCTTCCAGGTCAAGCGCCCCGGGGACGTCAGCGTGCGCTGCACCCTGCTGCTCATGCTGGACTACCAG CCCCCCCAGTTCAAGCTGGACCCCCGGCTGGCGCGCCTGCTGGGCATCCACACGCAGACGCGCTCGTGCATCATCCAGGCGTTGTGGCAGTACGTCAAAAGCAACAAACTTCAGGACTCGCACGACAAGGAGTACATTAACTGCGACAAGTACTTCCAGCAG atcTTCGACTGCCCCCGCCTCAAGTTCTCGGAGATCCCCCAACGTCTGACCAACCTGCTGCTGCCCCCCGACCCCATCGTCATCAACCACGTCATCAG CGTGGACCCCAACGACCAGAAGAAAACGGCCTGCTACGACATCGACGTGGAGGTGGAGGACCCCCTGAAAAGCCAGATGAGCAGTTTTCTGCTGTCCACCGCCAACCAGCAAGAAATCGCCACGCTGGATAACAAG ATCCACGAGACCATCGAGTCCATCAACCAGCTGAAGATCCAGAGGGACTTTATGCTCAGCTTCTCTCGGGATCCCAAAGGCTACATTCAGGACTGGCTCAAGTCGCAGAGTCGAGATctcaag CTGATGACGGACGTGGTGGGCAACCCCGAGGAGGAGCGCCGGGCGGCGTTCTACCACCAGCCCTGGTCCCAAGAAGCCGTCTCCCGCTACTTCTACTGCAAA ATCCAACAGAGGCGACAAGAACTGGAGCAGGCTTTGGCGGTCCGCAACACTTAG